In Phycisphaerales bacterium AB-hyl4, the sequence GATGGCAGCGGCAAACCGTGTCTTCCGCGTGGTATCGGTTGCGGCGTTGTGGCCCTTGCCCCGGCCCCCGAGCCGGTAACGCAGTGCGCCTCCGAACAAGTTTTACTGCACCCTGCAACAGGCCTGTCAATGGTGCTCAGACGTGTGAACGTCTGACTGAACATCGCCAGACCGCCGAGGCCGAGCAACGCGAGGCTCGCGGGCTAGGGAACCAGCAGTGCAGCTTTGAGCGCATCAACGTCTGACTGGGTGAAGGCACCCTCGAAGAACGCAATCTCGTCCATTGAGCCGTGGAAAGCGTTGGCGGGATGAAGGCTTCGAGCGCCGATGATGGCGTCGGCGGCTAATCCTTGGCCGATAGGGGAGCCTTGTGTTGTCTCCACAGACTCAAAGTCAATCCAAATCTCCACGTCGCTCCAGTTGTTGCCTCCCCGTGAGACAACCAGATGATGCCATTCACCATCCAGTGCTGACTCGCCATCCAGTGCCGACGAAAGGTCGATAGACGCCGAGGTCCAGCCATCGTTCCCCTTCTGAACGGTCACCGACAATGTGTTTGTTTCCGTCACGGCAATCGTGAATTGATAACTGGAACTCGCTTGGGTGGTATAAAAACGCTGGCCGATTGAATCACCTGTCGAGCGAAAGAACCCGGTGAATGTGACCTGCTCCTTGTCGACGGCGGCCGGATCGATCGCGATCATGCCTTCACCATTGAAGTTGATCGCCAGGTTGTCATCACCCAACGAGGGCGCTCCGTCATCGGCCATGGGGCCTGTCGTGGTCAACGGCGATCCGTTGTATGTTCCATGATGGTCGTTGCCGGACGCATCCGTCGCCGTCGTGGTCTCACCAGGATCCTCACTAAGACGGTAATAGGCGATCAGATTCTCGTTGTTCAGCACAGTGTCGGCGTAGTCCGCATGAGCCACACTGACGCCGAGGCTGGACCCTGCCAACACAGCGGCACAGCCAAGCGATTTCAACAGACTGTTCATTTTTGCGTAACTCATTTTTCGATCCTCCCAAACAGGGGGCATAACGTGCTTCTGCATGCTGACGACTACAGCATCGTCCCCGCTTGAGACCGAATTGGCAATACGGCCTGCTCAGCGCTTTCGAATCGGGGTGTCTGCAATTTGCAGCAGTTCTAGCAATGGTGTTCAGACGCGCGAACGCCTAAACACCGATTTCGGAAAACGAAGGTTTACTGAGCGGCACGGTTCCGCCGACGACCGAGCATCGCCAGACCGCCAAGGCCGAGCAACGCAAGGCTCGCCGGCTCGGGGATGACGGTGAAGTAGTCGACGTCCATTGTCGTGAAATTGGTGCTCAGGCCGATCGCCCCTTCAGCGTTGCGGTTCTGCGGATCGATGTAGTCGATCAGCAGTTCGTCATCGATCCACACCTGGTGGTGGTTCCCTATGAACGACACGCGGATCGAGAACGGATTCTCATAATGTGCCGTGTCGTCGGAGATGTTGGCCGATGCAAGCATGTTGCCGGCAGTGCGGGAGTCTCCATAATACAATTCAAGGTCCACAGTCGTGCTCCAATCACCCCGGACCACGACATGGAACGTGTTGTTGGAGCTGTGAACTGCAGCATTGGCGAGGCTGCTGGCACGATAGTTGATCACGGACCGCCTCGCGTAACTTGTGTCTGAAGCAATCACGTCGAATTGGGTTTCGATGATGCCATCCGCCAGGCGAAGGTCGGTCAGCGCCAAACCGGGACTGCTATTGGTGGCGTAATGGGTGAACCGAAGCTGATTATTCCGGATGGTGAGCTGGTCTGCTTGCCCCTCGAATTCGGTCCACGTGTCGTTGCCATCTGATGTCGTGCCGACGGTGTTGGAATTGGGACGATTGAAATCGTCATGCACGAGGGCCGCATCCGCGGATGCGACCGCCATGCCAAAGGCGGCGGCGACTGTCAACGTGGTAGATAGATGCTTGCGATTCATAACTTGATTCCTCCAAAGAGTGTGAAAAAAACTTGTGGCAAAATAGGGCCAATGTGTCTCTGCCCCAGGATAGGCATTGCAGGTTCTATATCGTCATACTCCTTTCGCTTCGCCTGGCTGGCTCGGTCGGTGATAGAATTCCTTTTACTGTTACTGGAGTGTTTCCAGCAGCGCCAGCGCGTCACGCCGCCACTGTTCCAGTTCAGCAGGGCTGCTGCTTCCGAGCAATGTTTCCGCTTGCGACTTCAACGCATCGATCCGCGTTCCATTTGCGCCCGAAGCATTGCTCTTCGCTTCCGCCAGCAGGTGCAGCAGCACGTAATCTTCC encodes:
- a CDS encoding LamG-like jellyroll fold domain-containing protein, producing MSYAKMNSLLKSLGCAAVLAGSSLGVSVAHADYADTVLNNENLIAYYRLSEDPGETTTATDASGNDHHGTYNGSPLTTTGPMADDGAPSLGDDNLAINFNGEGMIAIDPAAVDKEQVTFTGFFRSTGDSIGQRFYTTQASSSYQFTIAVTETNTLSVTVQKGNDGWTSASIDLSSALDGESALDGEWHHLVVSRGGNNWSDVEIWIDFESVETTQGSPIGQGLAADAIIGARSLHPANAFHGSMDEIAFFEGAFTQSDVDALKAALLVP
- a CDS encoding PEP-CTERM sorting domain-containing protein — its product is MNRKHLSTTLTVAAAFGMAVASADAALVHDDFNRPNSNTVGTTSDGNDTWTEFEGQADQLTIRNNQLRFTHYATNSSPGLALTDLRLADGIIETQFDVIASDTSYARRSVINYRASSLANAAVHSSNNTFHVVVRGDWSTTVDLELYYGDSRTAGNMLASANISDDTAHYENPFSIRVSFIGNHHQVWIDDELLIDYIDPQNRNAEGAIGLSTNFTTMDVDYFTVIPEPASLALLGLGGLAMLGRRRNRAAQ